The nucleotide window AGATCTGTACCTGAATGTCGTATTTCTCCCCGAGTGCCTTGGCAACCAGGGGCAGTGTGGTGTGTTTCATGGCGGCCTCCTAGAAAAACCATTCGCTGGGCAAACTTACCGGCTCAGCGGGTCTGGTTTCGATAAGGATGGTTTCGGCGACCTCGTCTTCTTCCTCTGCCGGGACTTCATCCAGCGGTAAATCGCCGAGGACATGCAATATCCCGATAAGTGAGGTGAGATTCCGTCCTTCAATGGGGCCACTCTTTGGCAATGTGGCCAGGACTTCTTCAACCTGGACAGCCAGAGTGAGCAGATAGGGAGAGAGGAACTCAAGACCGCGCAGTTTTTCGAGCATGGACTTGATCGGGCGTAGCGCTTTCCGGGTTACGGAAGGGCGTCCCTTGTACGACTCCTCCCAGGCTTGCCTGGCTTGTTGATTGATTTCATAGATCAGCCGTTCTGACAGGGTACTGGCATGTTCGTTCAGCCCCTTGTCCAGTCCGTCGATGTTCTTGACCTTGAACGCCTGGACTGCGAAGCCCAGACGGCGTGCCGCTGTTGACGCTGGTTCTACTCCCTTTTCGATGATGGCTGCCCATTCGGGGTTCGCATCAATCCATTCCCTCAGACTGCGGTCGTACTCCGACAGAAATTCCTGTTTCTCCTTCTCAAACTCATCCCGGACACCGTCGAGGATCTTCATCACCTCGTCGGCCTTATCCTCTGGTATGGCATAGCCACCGAGGAATCTGACACCTACCGCTTCACACTGCCGTTCGGCACGACGCTTCAGGGCGCTGAATACAGCAAGTTTCTCCGGGTCGCAGATCTTCTTGCTGCCGAGAGTGGCCAGTTTTTCGGGAGGGAGTTTGGAAAAGTCGAGCCCAAGGTCTTCCGGTGAGAGCTTCTTCCGGCCAGTCCAGAGTGAAATGGACAGGGACACAACTACCAGCTTTGAAAGTATTTCGTTCATGTTCATTCTCCTTTGATCAGTATGATGGTGTGATCAAGGGAGGCCCCTAACAGGGAGAAGGCCTCCCCTGAAGGGCGTTAGAAGAACCAGTCCTTGGTGTTTGCACCGGACATAAGATCCTTCATGATTGTTTTGTCTGTCTGTTTCCGGGGTGTTGGCAGGACAGGTTCACGAGGCGGCGATGAAGCAACTTCGTAGTACCCTTTGGCCAGCTTTTCCTTCTTCTTCTTGGAAACGAACGTGAAAGCCTCGGACATTGAGTTGACGTCATAAGACTTCGTCTGCCCCTGGCTTCGCGTTGGCCCCCAATTGACCGCAATCCGCGGCGGATCGTCATGAATCTGGGCGATCCAGAACTTGCCGCCAGACGCAGTGCTGCACTGGAGATGGAGATGCTGTCGTAATGCCATGAAGCACCCCCTATCCGCCGAAGACGCGTTGCGCCAATTCGTGCAACGCCTCGCGGCTTTCCGGCTCTGCTCGGTACCCGAGAGCACGATCGAGAGCATGGATGATCGGGTTTTTCCCTTCGGCAGACGCTGGGCGGAAGAGATACACAAGCTTGGCCCATCTGACGAGGGTTCTGGTGGAGAAGGTAACTTCTATTTCCCCTTTGATGAAGAGTTTGCGGATTTCGTTGGCATACGATACCAGCGCTTCCCTGACCGTATCAGCCAGGCTAGGCATGGCTTTGGCCAGAATCTGTCTTTCCTGGACTTCGTCAGGGTAGTCGACTTCAACCATCCAGAAGCGATCCAGAAATGCGCCGTTCTGCCGTAAGGTCCCTTGATAGAGACCTGAGCGATCACCGCTGCCGGCGGTGTTGGCTGTCGCAATGAAGCGAAAGCCCGGTGCCGGCTTGATGACTTCACCACCCTTTTCCGGAATGGTGAGGGGTCTTCCTTCTACGATGCCGTTCAAACCTGCTGCAGTGGCGGGATCGAGCAAGTCGATCTCGTCCAGCAGGAACCAGTGACCTTCCTTCATGGCCATGGCGAGCGGTCCGTAGACGTACTCCATCGAGTTGTTGACGATTACGTGATGCCCCACAAGTTCCGGGGTTTCGAGTCTGCTGTGCCCTGTGACGACCATGACCGGAATATTGAGCCGAGCCGCGGTCTGCAAAACAATCGAAGACTTGCCGCTGCCAGTAGGACCGGTCAGGTACAGGCCGTCGTTGGCGCCCATCATGTACCAGGAAAGTACATCCGACAGGATTTCCTTCCTGAACACATAGTCGCTGTCAACTTCAGGGATAAAGGGGTTGTCGGACTGAGGCCGACCTTCCACGCAGAGACTCTCTTTGACGGGAATATTGAAGATGTCCTTGATGCTATATTTCATGGTGATCAGCTCCTTGTCCGATTTGGTTAAGTGCCGCGAAGTCAGCTTCCTCGATGAGGTCGTTGAGATCGCGCCCTGTTTTCAGATGCTCCAAAACGATGCCTATGGATTCGGCAACGCAATTGAGGCAGGTATTGGCCCCGAGATGACAACCTATGCCGGTGAGAGCCTTGAACGCATCGGTTGGCTCCAGTCCCGAACGGAGA belongs to Geobacter sp. SVR and includes:
- a CDS encoding DUF3150 domain-containing protein; the protein is MNEILSKLVVVSLSISLWTGRKKLSPEDLGLDFSKLPPEKLATLGSKKICDPEKLAVFSALKRRAERQCEAVGVRFLGGYAIPEDKADEVMKILDGVRDEFEKEKQEFLSEYDRSLREWIDANPEWAAIIEKGVEPASTAARRLGFAVQAFKVKNIDGLDKGLNEHASTLSERLIYEINQQARQAWEESYKGRPSVTRKALRPIKSMLEKLRGLEFLSPYLLTLAVQVEEVLATLPKSGPIEGRNLTSLIGILHVLGDLPLDEVPAEEEDEVAETILIETRPAEPVSLPSEWFF
- a CDS encoding WGR domain-containing protein; amino-acid sequence: MALRQHLHLQCSTASGGKFWIAQIHDDPPRIAVNWGPTRSQGQTKSYDVNSMSEAFTFVSKKKKEKLAKGYYEVASSPPREPVLPTPRKQTDKTIMKDLMSGANTKDWFF
- a CDS encoding CbbQ/NirQ/NorQ/GpvN family protein: MKYSIKDIFNIPVKESLCVEGRPQSDNPFIPEVDSDYVFRKEILSDVLSWYMMGANDGLYLTGPTGSGKSSIVLQTAARLNIPVMVVTGHSRLETPELVGHHVIVNNSMEYVYGPLAMAMKEGHWFLLDEIDLLDPATAAGLNGIVEGRPLTIPEKGGEVIKPAPGFRFIATANTAGSGDRSGLYQGTLRQNGAFLDRFWMVEVDYPDEVQERQILAKAMPSLADTVREALVSYANEIRKLFIKGEIEVTFSTRTLVRWAKLVYLFRPASAEGKNPIIHALDRALGYRAEPESREALHELAQRVFGG
- a CDS encoding TSCPD domain-containing protein, whose amino-acid sequence is MSPKIPRPKAVPGFTIERRSACGKIYTTVTLSPTTAAPMEVFIRFGKAGGCGSAMADGIARLVSYGLRSGLEPTDAFKALTGIGCHLGANTCLNCVAESIGIVLEHLKTGRDLNDLIEEADFAALNQIGQGADHHEI